Proteins from a genomic interval of Atribacteraceae bacterium:
- a CDS encoding ECF transporter S component — protein MPPNSSLTIHWVSKTAVLLALTLAVQMLGLPPPITGPLINAFLLIAAVTTGMTSGIVIGLLTPWVAFLRGILPAPLGPLIPFIMIGNAALVCVFSMIRLKRKTLSTGIIGVGAGAVVKYLILAFAVRVVVDVPLPVARVMQFPQLLTALAGGAIALVLEQALIRVRYLRNGW, from the coding sequence ATGCCGCCAAACTCGTCGCTGACCATCCACTGGGTCAGCAAAACCGCCGTCCTTCTGGCCCTCACTCTGGCTGTTCAGATGCTGGGATTGCCGCCACCTATTACCGGGCCTTTGATCAACGCATTTTTACTGATTGCCGCCGTGACCACCGGAATGACCAGTGGCATTGTGATCGGCCTGTTGACACCCTGGGTCGCCTTCCTGCGCGGGATCCTTCCCGCCCCCCTGGGACCTCTGATTCCTTTTATTATGATCGGTAACGCCGCCTTGGTATGCGTATTCAGTATGATCAGGCTGAAAAGGAAAACGTTATCCACCGGTATTATCGGGGTCGGCGCGGGCGCGGTCGTGAAATACCTGATTCTGGCCTTTGCCGTCCGGGTGGTAGTGGATGTCCCGCTACCGGTCGCCAGGGTCATGCAGTTCCCCCAACTTCTTACGGCACTTGCTGGTGGGGCGATCGCGCTAGTTCTGGAGCAGGCGTTGATCCGGGTGAGGTATCTCAGGAACGGTTGGTGA
- a CDS encoding FGGY-family carbohydrate kinase, translating to MEYLIGIDIGTTNSKLRLYNRQGVVREEKIFPTPFYPDQYGGTYEPEEIADLVVTALKAIDSSLKSSVVGLSVSSFAEVLVGLGKEGRPALRSLAFFDKRTSEQYSRLADRLPPAEVYRNTGLSPYHIYSLYKLRWHREAELENFQAVAIWTSMAGYLLNFLGGELSFDYSLASRTMLFDQRKQAWDPGLLELAGAREKQMAPLVPSGQILGSLREGIAWQTGLPASMKLVAGGHDHLCAALAAGVIREGQVLVSTGTTESLTVALEALPFIEYTSLKRPFSLGHHVLSSRFYAMHGIYSGGYAIDWGVRLLGEEYSVFNALSLPVTGGNLPLFFPYLLGADYAGAKGAFLNLAGRTGRNELLQGLVTGLCFEYRNLWEEVIGTLGIPVNRVINVGGASRNRYWMQLKSSLLGYELIVPRDKEGSAKGAALLAGLGCGVYRDAEEAFRESFQEEEIYAPLPAVRDALESWYDLYRDLWEDIQRINRKISVHRVENGNRYLSRKEG from the coding sequence ATGGAATATCTGATTGGCATCGACATCGGTACGACGAACAGCAAACTCCGGCTCTATAACCGGCAGGGAGTGGTCCGTGAGGAGAAAATCTTCCCGACACCATTTTATCCCGATCAGTACGGCGGAACGTATGAACCGGAAGAAATCGCCGACCTAGTAGTCACTGCCCTAAAGGCGATTGACTCTTCGCTTAAATCATCCGTTGTCGGCTTGAGTGTCTCCAGCTTTGCCGAAGTGCTGGTCGGCCTGGGAAAAGAGGGACGTCCGGCCTTGCGTAGCCTCGCTTTTTTCGATAAGCGGACCAGTGAACAGTATAGCCGCCTCGCTGACCGGCTGCCCCCGGCGGAAGTGTATCGCAACACCGGGTTGTCCCCCTACCATATCTATTCCCTGTATAAACTCCGGTGGCACCGGGAAGCCGAACTGGAAAACTTTCAGGCCGTCGCTATCTGGACCTCAATGGCCGGATACCTGCTGAACTTCCTGGGAGGAGAACTGAGTTTTGACTATTCGCTGGCCTCGCGGACCATGCTTTTTGACCAGCGGAAACAGGCTTGGGATCCCGGTCTATTGGAACTGGCCGGGGCCAGAGAGAAACAAATGGCTCCTCTGGTGCCGTCCGGTCAGATCCTGGGTTCCTTACGAGAGGGTATCGCCTGGCAGACAGGATTACCCGCCTCAATGAAGTTGGTAGCGGGAGGACACGATCATTTATGCGCCGCCTTGGCCGCCGGAGTGATCCGAGAGGGTCAGGTTCTGGTTTCCACCGGGACAACCGAATCACTCACCGTCGCCTTGGAAGCGCTGCCGTTCATCGAATATACGAGTCTGAAAAGACCATTCAGCTTGGGCCACCATGTGCTCTCTTCCCGGTTTTACGCCATGCATGGTATCTATTCCGGCGGGTATGCGATTGACTGGGGTGTGCGTCTCTTGGGAGAAGAGTACTCTGTATTTAATGCCCTGTCCCTTCCGGTGACCGGTGGTAATCTTCCTCTGTTTTTTCCTTATCTGTTGGGAGCCGACTATGCTGGTGCGAAGGGCGCTTTTCTCAATCTCGCAGGCAGGACCGGGCGGAACGAGCTACTGCAGGGTCTGGTTACCGGATTGTGTTTCGAATACCGTAATCTGTGGGAAGAAGTGATCGGAACGCTCGGGATTCCGGTCAACCGGGTTATCAATGTCGGGGGAGCCAGCCGTAACCGATACTGGATGCAGCTGAAATCCTCGCTGCTTGGTTACGAGTTGATCGTTCCCCGGGACAAGGAGGGGAGCGCCAAGGGCGCGGCCTTACTGGCCGGTTTGGGGTGCGGTGTATATCGGGACGCCGAAGAGGCGTTTCGAGAAAGTTTCCAGGAAGAAGAGATCTATGCCCCGCTTCCTGCGGTCCGGGACGCTCTCGAATCTTGGTACGACTTGTACCGGGATTTATGGGAGGATATTCAGCGTATCAATCGGAAGATCAGCGTTCACCGCGTTGAAAACGGGAACCGCTATCTATCAAGAAAAGAGGGATGA